Genomic window (Bradyrhizobium sp. 186):
GAAGCTCGTGCCGTGACCAACCTGATCGGCAACGGGGTCGCTACGATCGCGATCGCCAAGTGGGACGGCGCGTTCGACCAGAAGCAGGCAGCGGAGGCCATGAGGCTTCATGGCAAGGAGCCCATCACAGCCGAATACGAACTTCCCGAGACAACCCACTAATCCGAGTCAGCAACTCAAAGGGAGAATGCCATGCGTATCGTAGATGTGGTCGAGACGACCAAACCAATCTCGTCACCGATCCGGAATGCCTACATCGATTTCTCGAAGATGACGTCCAGCCTTGTCGCCGTCGTAACCGACGTCGTCCGCGACGGGCGGCGAGTGATCGGCTACGGCTTCAATTCGAACGGCCGCTACGGTCAGGGCGGACTGATCCGGGAGCGCTTTCGCGACCGCATTCTGGAAGCCGAACCCGCCAGCCTGCTCAACGACGAGGGTACCAATCTAGATCCGCATCGCATCTGGGCGAAGATGATGTCGAACGAGAAGCCCGGCGGTCACGGCGAGCGTTCCGTCGCCGTCGGAACGCTCGATATGGCGATCTGGGATGCGACCGCCAAGATCGCCGGGAAGCCGCTGTTCCGCCTGCTGGCCGAAATGAAGGGCAAGGAGGCCAACCCGCGGGTCTTTGTCTACGCTGCCGGCGGCTACTACTATCCCGGCAAGGACAACTCCGCATTGCAGGCGGAAATGCGCGGCTATCTAAACCGCGGCTACAACGTCGTGAAGATGAAGATCGGCGGCGCGTCGATCGACGAGGACCGTGGTCGCATCGAGGCCGTGCTCAAGGAAATCGGGTCGCAGGCCAAGCTCGCCGTCGATGCCAACGGTCGCTTCGATCTCGAGACCGGCATCGCCTACGCCAAAATGCTGCGCCAGTACCCGCTGTTCTGGTATGAGGAGATCGGCGATCCGCTCGACTACGCCCTCCAGGCCGCCGTCGCCGAATTCTATCCCGGTCCGATGGCCACGGGCGAGAACCTGTTTTCGCATCAGGATGCTCGCAACCTGCTCCGCTACGGCGGCATGCGCCCGGACCGCGACTGGCTACAGTTCGACTGTGCTTTGTCATACGGTCTCGTCGAATATCTCCGGACCCTGGACGTCCTAGCCCAACACGGCTGGTCGCCGTCGCGCTGCATCCCGCACGGTGGTCACCAGATGTCGTTGAACATCGCCGCCGGTCTAGGGCTCGGCGGCAACGAGAGCTACCCGGACCTCTTCCAGCCCTACGGCGGATTCCCGGATTCGGTCCGGGTTCAAGACGGTCACATCGTCATGCCGGACATTCCGGGCATCGGCTTCGAGGGCAAGTCGGATCTAATCAAGGTCATGCGCGAACTGGCCGAATAGGCTGGCCAGTTGAGGTAAAGAGCACAATCGGAAGCGATCCGCGTCGGATGTCCGTTATGGGGCGCCGGCGTGCACATCAATTTCGGGTCAAAAGCGCCGCCTTGATCCTTTGCCAATTCGCTTCCGGTCTTCCCGCAAAAAGCGGACATCTCCAGATCGGGCCGGTTGGTCCGTTTAGGGCACAGCAGGCGACACCAAGGATTTGCGACTCGACCCGGCGACCGCGGTCGGACCTCTGGAACTCCCTGGACCTGCGGCGGTTGTAGCGCACAGAGGGCCTCATGCATGGACATGGTCACACGCGTTCGCGGTTCGGATGCCGTCCCATCGGGCCAAGTTTCTCCGGTGAGCTCACACAACGAGTGGGGCACGCTGGAGGAAGTGATAGTCGGAAGGCTTGAGGGTGCGGTTATCCCGTCCGATCATCCGGTTGTCACCTGCAACATTCCGGGCATGGCGGCGCGTGCCCAATCGCTGGTCGCAGGCTTCCGTTACCCAAAGATCATGATCGAACCGGCTCAGCGTGAGCTTGATGTTTTGGTTGCGCTGCTGCAGTCGCTGGGTATCATCGTAAGGCGGCCGGACGCCGTCGACCACAGGAAGCGCTTCAGCACGCCGGAATGGTCCTCGCGCGGCTTCTGCAATTCCTGCCCGCGCGACAGCATGCTCGTGATCGGCG
Coding sequences:
- a CDS encoding mandelate racemase/muconate lactonizing enzyme family protein codes for the protein MRIVDVVETTKPISSPIRNAYIDFSKMTSSLVAVVTDVVRDGRRVIGYGFNSNGRYGQGGLIRERFRDRILEAEPASLLNDEGTNLDPHRIWAKMMSNEKPGGHGERSVAVGTLDMAIWDATAKIAGKPLFRLLAEMKGKEANPRVFVYAAGGYYYPGKDNSALQAEMRGYLNRGYNVVKMKIGGASIDEDRGRIEAVLKEIGSQAKLAVDANGRFDLETGIAYAKMLRQYPLFWYEEIGDPLDYALQAAVAEFYPGPMATGENLFSHQDARNLLRYGGMRPDRDWLQFDCALSYGLVEYLRTLDVLAQHGWSPSRCIPHGGHQMSLNIAAGLGLGGNESYPDLFQPYGGFPDSVRVQDGHIVMPDIPGIGFEGKSDLIKVMRELAE